A single Pseudobdellovibrionaceae bacterium DNA region contains:
- a CDS encoding integration host factor subunit beta, translated as MTKADLINVIAEKAGITRVKAETVVNTIFDSMVEALMRNDRIEIRGFGSFVNRMYGAYKGRNPRTGEVINVSEKKLPFFKVGKELKEDINNHENG; from the coding sequence ATGACGAAAGCGGATTTGATAAACGTCATTGCAGAGAAGGCAGGCATCACGCGAGTAAAAGCAGAGACTGTGGTGAACACCATTTTTGATTCCATGGTGGAAGCTCTTATGCGCAATGATCGCATTGAGATTCGTGGATTTGGATCTTTCGTCAATCGCATGTATGGCGCCTACAAGGGACGTAATCCCCGCACCGGCGAAGTGATCAATGTGAGTGAAAAGAAGCTGCCCTTCTTCAAAGTTGGAAAAGAACTCAAAGAGGACATCAACAACCACGAAAACGGCTAA
- a CDS encoding (deoxy)nucleoside triphosphate pyrophosphohydrolase has product MAIKKKRPTWIPVVTGLIRKNGDLLVGLRPTGASMAGVWEFPGGKVEPGEDPIKALRRELSEELGIEADVGDLKFVSSHRYGETNILLMFFEVCYWRGEPKPIHHQDLRWISLSELPKLELPEANRAVLPRIREALE; this is encoded by the coding sequence GTGGCCATAAAAAAGAAACGCCCGACCTGGATACCGGTAGTCACCGGGCTCATTCGCAAAAATGGAGATCTTCTCGTAGGGTTGAGACCAACCGGAGCCAGCATGGCTGGAGTTTGGGAGTTCCCTGGTGGAAAAGTCGAGCCTGGAGAAGATCCCATCAAAGCGTTGCGGCGAGAGCTTTCGGAGGAGTTGGGAATTGAAGCAGATGTCGGCGACCTCAAATTTGTTTCCAGCCATCGTTATGGGGAAACGAATATTCTGCTGATGTTTTTTGAAGTCTGTTACTGGCGTGGCGAACCAAAACCCATCCACCATCAAGACCTGCGCTGGATCTCCCTAAGCGAGTTGCCTAAGTTGGAATTGCCAGAAGCCAATCGAGCCGTCTTACCCAGAATTCGCGAAGCACTCGAATAG
- a CDS encoding glycosyltransferase family 4 protein, translated as MARVLLVTPNLPPSPEPESLLGWRLANTLAESQHEVKILTGPHPYQDFPQFHNRVEVLQIFKRWSLLEMPRLFPLWLQWRPEVLHLLPPPRPSSLWYSLPMTPGAFPMLPRPKVIASFWRLPERGWVFQSAALDAVTVANENQRHRLTSQPGRQPWVETLRLFDGRRPFAFTERLLPSDFNPYVFVPGPLTEHEDPELPLRLAIQVLPTRPHWHFVIGGQMDDLGFKKAREWWNQLGAHGIVDRLFFTGPVEVMQITDLIKEADVLLTASLKLESFQTSLALQAGHTYARPIVMNTAQATYDSYTWDHEHSACVCSRPFSEMTAQLELVMDNQVMRQRLHENLLRTSHEMTDHAVNVLSRLYLATGPASI; from the coding sequence ATGGCACGAGTCTTACTGGTCACTCCTAACCTTCCCCCCTCGCCTGAACCGGAGAGCCTGCTCGGATGGCGCCTGGCGAATACCCTGGCCGAGAGTCAACATGAGGTTAAGATTCTCACTGGTCCCCACCCTTACCAGGACTTTCCCCAGTTCCATAACCGAGTTGAAGTGCTGCAAATCTTCAAGCGTTGGTCCCTGCTGGAAATGCCTCGACTGTTTCCGCTTTGGCTACAATGGCGACCTGAGGTTTTACATCTTCTGCCTCCACCCCGCCCCAGCTCCCTATGGTACAGCTTGCCCATGACCCCAGGTGCTTTTCCCATGTTGCCTCGCCCGAAGGTCATTGCTTCCTTTTGGCGATTGCCGGAGAGGGGGTGGGTCTTCCAGTCAGCCGCTCTTGATGCAGTTACCGTCGCCAACGAGAACCAAAGGCATCGCCTGACCTCACAGCCGGGACGCCAACCCTGGGTCGAAACCCTTCGCCTGTTCGACGGGCGTCGACCCTTTGCCTTTACGGAAAGGCTTCTGCCCTCTGACTTCAATCCTTATGTCTTCGTACCCGGCCCACTCACTGAACATGAAGACCCAGAACTACCATTGAGGTTGGCGATTCAGGTCTTACCCACTCGTCCCCACTGGCATTTCGTCATTGGTGGTCAAATGGATGATCTCGGCTTTAAAAAAGCCCGTGAGTGGTGGAATCAACTTGGAGCCCATGGAATAGTTGATCGCTTGTTCTTTACTGGCCCAGTTGAGGTGATGCAGATTACCGATTTGATTAAGGAGGCCGATGTTCTATTAACGGCCTCCCTAAAGTTGGAGTCTTTCCAAACGTCTCTGGCTCTTCAAGCCGGGCACACCTACGCCAGGCCCATTGTCATGAATACAGCCCAGGCGACCTATGATTCCTACACTTGGGATCACGAACACTCAGCCTGCGTGTGCTCCCGGCCATTTTCCGAAATGACGGCACAATTGGAATTGGTGATGGACAACCAGGTCATGCGCCAGCGTCTACATGAAAACCTCCTGAGAACTTCTCATGAAATGACGGATCATGCGGTCAATGTCTTGAGTCGACTCTATTTGGCGACAGGTCCTGCCTCGATTTGA
- a CDS encoding ABC transporter ATP-binding protein: MAESPLIRFQGLAKNFGGHRVLDGLCLEFEPHLIYSLIGESGCGKTTCLRLMNGLERPTEGQVFYRGKELDYSCIVEVRRQMGYAIQGSALFPHYNSLDNISLVARQAGWEKRRILRRAEEVFDLVQLEPKEFLSKRPREMSGGQQQRVSLARAIFMEPDVLLMDEPFGALDPITRREIQDEVLRLQKRLGLTIILVTHDLNEAFKMSDQLILLNAGRVEQSGRPNTLLLKPSSVYVEEFLHSRSAGQLLEDILVYSVMNPDPWKVIERGRGDWQLWRGDEEIASFSSWQNLLAKLRSEKVQWLFKVTEMGGFLALCAPSEGEAPQWLSQITTINERDHLLNGLKLMFRSQHAVLPVVSDEGTLKGSMSEEAIHAL; the protein is encoded by the coding sequence TTGGCAGAATCACCGCTCATTCGTTTTCAGGGTCTGGCAAAAAATTTTGGCGGCCACAGAGTCCTGGATGGATTGTGCCTGGAGTTTGAACCCCATCTCATATACTCCCTGATTGGCGAAAGTGGCTGTGGGAAGACGACCTGTCTTCGCCTGATGAATGGCTTGGAGCGACCAACCGAGGGGCAAGTTTTTTACCGAGGAAAGGAACTGGACTATTCTTGCATTGTGGAGGTCCGCCGACAAATGGGTTATGCCATTCAGGGTAGTGCTTTGTTTCCCCATTATAATAGTCTGGACAACATTTCTCTCGTTGCTCGTCAGGCCGGTTGGGAAAAAAGGAGAATTCTGCGAAGAGCGGAAGAAGTGTTTGACCTGGTTCAGTTGGAGCCAAAAGAGTTTTTGTCCAAGCGCCCCAGGGAGATGAGTGGCGGACAACAGCAGCGGGTGAGTTTGGCCAGGGCCATTTTCATGGAACCTGATGTGCTGTTGATGGATGAGCCATTTGGCGCTCTCGACCCCATTACCCGTCGCGAGATCCAGGACGAGGTTTTGCGCCTGCAAAAACGCCTGGGACTGACAATCATCTTGGTGACCCATGATTTAAATGAAGCCTTCAAAATGAGTGACCAGCTGATTTTGTTGAACGCCGGGAGGGTGGAGCAGTCTGGTCGCCCCAATACGCTACTGCTCAAACCAAGTTCAGTATATGTGGAAGAGTTTCTTCACTCCCGCTCGGCCGGCCAACTGCTTGAGGATATTCTTGTTTACTCCGTCATGAATCCCGACCCATGGAAGGTCATTGAGCGAGGCAGGGGAGATTGGCAGCTTTGGAGGGGAGATGAGGAGATTGCCAGCTTTTCGTCCTGGCAGAATCTCTTGGCTAAGTTGAGATCAGAGAAAGTTCAGTGGCTTTTTAAGGTCACCGAGATGGGTGGCTTTCTTGCCTTATGTGCTCCTAGTGAGGGTGAAGCCCCCCAATGGCTGTCTCAGATAACCACCATTAACGAGAGGGATCATTTACTCAATGGACTGAAGCTCATGTTCCGTTCCCAACACGCGGTTTTACCGGTGGTGAGTGACGAAGGGACTTTAAAGGGGAGCATGAGTGAGGAGGCCATTCATGCACTGTAA
- a CDS encoding DUF4286 family protein, producing the protein MIIYEVNLTVVQTRSEEFVAWLNDHIGEMLQFPGFRSAKLCHVKVGPEVKTNSQSYTVHYLIQDQAALDSYLETHAARMRSEGIKLFGGDFSASRRVLSQLLFLPD; encoded by the coding sequence GTGATCATTTATGAAGTCAATTTGACCGTAGTCCAAACCCGATCAGAGGAGTTCGTCGCCTGGCTTAATGACCATATTGGTGAGATGCTGCAATTTCCCGGTTTTAGGTCAGCAAAACTTTGCCATGTGAAGGTTGGACCCGAGGTGAAGACCAATTCTCAATCTTATACTGTCCATTACCTCATCCAGGATCAAGCCGCACTCGACTCCTATTTGGAAACCCATGCCGCGCGGATGCGTTCAGAGGGGATAAAGCTCTTTGGCGGGGATTTTAGTGCGAGTCGAAGGGTTCTCTCACAATTGTTATTCTTACCAGATTAG
- the gcvP gene encoding aminomethyl-transferring glycine dehydrogenase translates to MAGSQSPSAWDTRFSRRHLGPDSAQQETMLKTLGLKTIDDLMNGTMPGSIRHKGALDLPSGLSEAEFLKKARQVGDKNKLYRSFIGQGYYDCQVPAVILRNILENPAWYTAYTPYQAEISQGRMEALLNFQTMIADLTGLPVANASLLDEGTAAAEAMTMCKSVNRQLKSDVFVVDQNIFPQTLEVLNTRAEPLRIKVLVTDLKSYDFADHPFAVYVQYPGATGNICDLQPLADRAHDAKALFIAGADLLALTLLKPPGEMDADVVVGSSQRFGVPMGFGGPHAGFMSVKQEYIRSLPGRIIGVSKDANGSPALRLTLQTREQHIRREKATSNICTAQVLLAVMASMYAAYHGPKGLRDIAQGVHRLAKTLAAGIEQLGYKLLSQSFFDTLAVEVGKDKKASLLEAARQMEMNFADLGEGLIGLSLDETKTLADVDDVLSVFAGKAVHLAGDLITKTNVDFSGLDRQSTYLTHPTFNRYHSETEMLRYIRRLENKDLTLANAMIPLGSCTMKLNAVTEMIPVTWPEFSGLHPFVPIDQAQGYMEMIGELESWMCRLTGFAGVSFQPNAGSQGEYAGLLVIRKYHQSRGEGHRNICLIPRSAHGTNPASAVMAGMQVVVVGCDENGNIDLPDLKAKAEQHKNDLAALMVTYPSTHGVFEEGIIDICRTIHDNGGQVYMDGANFNAMVSMSLLTEIGADVCHLNLHKTFCIPHGGGGPGVGPIGVAQHLKEFLPQHNQQPSCGPTTGIGAVSAAPWGSAAILPISWAYVLMMGREGLEQATEVAILNANYIAKKLEAHYPVVYRGKNGWVAHECILDCQSFKSTSGIVVDDIAKRLMDYGFHAPTMSWPVPGTLMVEPTESESLAELDRFCEAMMQIREEIRQIEEGKGDREDNPLKNAPHSIDHLTADKWDHPYTRQEAVYPLEWVREHKFWTPVSRVDNAFGDRNLVCSCPSVGSYS, encoded by the coding sequence ATGGCAGGAAGTCAGAGCCCATCCGCATGGGACACTCGTTTTAGCCGCCGCCACCTAGGTCCCGATTCTGCTCAGCAGGAGACAATGCTGAAGACCCTGGGTCTTAAGACCATAGATGACTTGATGAACGGCACTATGCCGGGCTCCATTCGCCATAAAGGGGCTTTAGACCTCCCCTCAGGCCTCAGTGAAGCCGAATTTCTGAAGAAGGCCAGGCAGGTAGGGGATAAAAATAAGCTCTATCGCTCGTTCATTGGCCAGGGCTATTACGACTGCCAAGTGCCGGCGGTTATTCTGCGAAATATTTTGGAAAATCCCGCCTGGTACACAGCCTACACTCCTTACCAAGCCGAGATTTCCCAGGGCCGCATGGAGGCCCTCCTGAACTTTCAAACCATGATCGCTGACTTGACGGGCCTTCCGGTTGCCAATGCCTCTCTTCTCGATGAGGGGACCGCTGCCGCTGAAGCCATGACAATGTGCAAATCCGTCAACCGCCAGTTAAAATCGGATGTCTTTGTTGTTGATCAAAATATCTTTCCCCAAACTCTAGAGGTTCTCAACACCCGAGCTGAGCCCTTGCGAATTAAAGTATTAGTTACTGACTTGAAATCCTATGACTTCGCCGACCATCCCTTTGCTGTCTATGTTCAATATCCGGGAGCCACTGGTAATATCTGTGATCTGCAGCCCTTGGCAGACCGCGCTCACGATGCAAAGGCCTTGTTCATAGCCGGAGCCGACCTTTTAGCCCTGACGCTCCTGAAGCCTCCAGGCGAAATGGATGCCGACGTGGTGGTTGGATCGAGCCAACGATTTGGTGTTCCTATGGGGTTTGGTGGACCTCATGCAGGATTCATGTCGGTCAAGCAGGAGTACATTCGCTCGCTACCAGGAAGAATTATCGGCGTTTCCAAGGACGCCAACGGCAGTCCCGCTTTACGGTTAACATTACAAACCCGCGAGCAACATATCCGCCGTGAGAAGGCGACCAGTAACATTTGTACGGCACAAGTGTTGTTGGCGGTGATGGCTTCTATGTACGCAGCCTACCATGGGCCAAAGGGGCTTCGTGATATCGCCCAGGGTGTTCACCGTCTGGCCAAAACATTGGCCGCCGGGATTGAGCAATTGGGATATAAACTCTTGAGCCAAAGCTTTTTTGACACCCTGGCTGTTGAAGTGGGTAAAGATAAAAAGGCCTCTCTCCTGGAGGCTGCCCGACAAATGGAAATGAACTTTGCCGATCTGGGTGAAGGCCTTATCGGCCTTTCCCTGGACGAAACAAAGACCCTGGCTGACGTAGACGATGTTCTCAGCGTCTTTGCTGGCAAGGCGGTTCATCTGGCTGGTGACTTGATCACCAAGACAAATGTGGATTTTTCTGGCCTTGATCGCCAAAGCACCTACCTCACCCATCCCACATTCAATCGCTATCACTCTGAAACTGAAATGTTACGTTACATTCGGCGCCTGGAGAACAAGGACCTCACCCTGGCTAACGCGATGATTCCGCTGGGTTCTTGCACCATGAAGCTCAATGCAGTGACAGAAATGATTCCTGTAACCTGGCCTGAGTTCAGTGGCCTCCATCCCTTTGTTCCCATCGATCAGGCTCAAGGCTACATGGAAATGATTGGCGAGTTGGAGAGCTGGATGTGCCGCCTCACTGGTTTTGCTGGGGTTTCATTTCAACCCAATGCCGGATCTCAAGGTGAGTACGCAGGCCTCTTAGTAATTCGCAAATACCACCAGTCCCGGGGGGAAGGCCACCGGAACATTTGTCTGATTCCCCGCTCGGCACATGGAACCAACCCTGCCAGCGCGGTAATGGCTGGTATGCAAGTGGTTGTCGTCGGCTGTGACGAAAATGGCAACATCGACCTGCCGGACCTTAAAGCCAAGGCCGAACAACACAAAAATGACCTGGCAGCTTTAATGGTGACTTATCCTTCCACCCACGGAGTGTTTGAAGAGGGGATCATCGACATCTGCAGGACAATTCATGACAACGGCGGACAGGTCTATATGGATGGGGCCAACTTTAACGCCATGGTGAGTATGAGCCTGCTCACTGAAATCGGTGCAGATGTTTGCCACCTGAATCTGCACAAGACATTTTGCATCCCTCACGGCGGCGGTGGACCAGGTGTAGGACCTATTGGCGTTGCTCAGCACTTAAAAGAGTTTTTGCCGCAACACAATCAACAGCCCAGCTGTGGACCCACCACCGGAATTGGTGCCGTTTCAGCAGCACCCTGGGGAAGTGCCGCTATTCTCCCCATCTCTTGGGCTTACGTTTTGATGATGGGGCGGGAAGGATTAGAGCAAGCCACTGAGGTCGCCATCTTAAATGCTAATTATATAGCTAAGAAGTTAGAAGCCCACTACCCCGTCGTCTATCGTGGGAAAAACGGATGGGTAGCACACGAGTGTATTCTTGACTGCCAGAGCTTCAAATCCACCAGCGGTATCGTGGTTGATGACATCGCCAAGCGCCTCATGGACTATGGATTTCATGCGCCAACCATGTCCTGGCCAGTGCCGGGAACTTTAATGGTGGAACCAACGGAGAGTGAATCCTTGGCTGAGCTGGATCGGTTTTGCGAGGCCATGATGCAAATTCGCGAAGAAATTCGCCAGATCGAAGAAGGCAAAGGGGACAGAGAAGACAATCCTCTAAAGAATGCTCCCCACTCGATTGACCACCTGACGGCTGACAAATGGGATCACCCCTACACGCGGCAAGAAGCGGTTTATCCATTGGAATGGGTGAGAGAGCACAAGTTTTGGACGCCGGTTAGCCGGGTCGACAACGCCTTTGGCGATCGCAATTTGGTTTGCAGTTGCCCGAGTGTCGGTTCCTACTCTTAA
- the genX gene encoding EF-P lysine aminoacylase GenX → MPSIDRQNYLDSIWEPYPSMRDGSLRVSDLKHLEKKFLPELRLGAKVLSLSDREGLLRLGSQDEIWEVELKGAWPLVGKDDKVVDGRKVIQPGDCIWLDLNDCQWGSRSLQARIETMVLLAPCQNEYPGKPGYWVTGQKWSQFVARVREYFTQSGCREVWTPSLVVCPGMEPTLDPLEVQVVTGSAGGKTLYLPTSPELHLKKLLAMGTGDLFEIKVCYRDGEVSDHHQPEFWMLEWYRAFADLKHIGKDIEGLLQYLYAAGTFEGVCPKISQCRMSDLFRRFLDFDLTPETSRRDLTDQCYKWQLPIEGYEPWDDLFHLLFLAKIEPLLAELGPLIVTHFPPSQAALARLTSDGWADRFEFYWQGLEIANAFNELNDPEEQARRCERDNRERTERGRKSLPVDEKFLAALKTGMPPSGGIALGLERLFMAGTGIEDIRRVRAFSIEDSL, encoded by the coding sequence ATGCCATCGATTGATCGTCAGAACTATCTAGATTCCATTTGGGAGCCCTACCCCTCGATGCGGGATGGTTCTTTAAGAGTTTCTGACCTCAAACACCTGGAAAAAAAATTTTTGCCTGAGCTTCGCTTGGGGGCCAAGGTCCTCAGCTTAAGTGACCGGGAAGGTTTGCTTAGGCTGGGGTCTCAAGATGAAATTTGGGAAGTGGAGCTGAAAGGGGCATGGCCCCTGGTGGGGAAGGACGACAAGGTTGTAGACGGCCGGAAGGTGATTCAGCCGGGGGACTGCATTTGGTTGGACCTAAATGATTGCCAGTGGGGTTCTCGAAGCTTGCAGGCGCGCATAGAGACAATGGTACTTTTGGCTCCCTGCCAGAATGAGTACCCCGGAAAACCGGGGTATTGGGTGACAGGCCAAAAGTGGTCTCAGTTTGTGGCAAGAGTCAGAGAGTATTTTACCCAGTCGGGGTGCCGCGAAGTCTGGACGCCTTCTTTGGTGGTGTGCCCCGGGATGGAGCCGACTTTGGATCCGCTTGAGGTTCAGGTCGTTACTGGGTCGGCAGGAGGAAAGACTCTTTACTTGCCCACGTCGCCAGAGTTACATCTCAAAAAACTCTTAGCCATGGGAACTGGAGACCTATTTGAGATTAAGGTGTGCTATCGGGACGGAGAGGTCTCCGATCATCACCAGCCGGAGTTTTGGATGCTGGAGTGGTATCGGGCCTTTGCAGATCTCAAGCATATTGGCAAGGACATTGAGGGTCTGCTCCAGTATCTGTATGCAGCAGGGACATTTGAGGGAGTGTGCCCAAAGATAAGCCAATGTCGAATGTCAGATCTCTTTCGACGCTTTTTGGATTTTGATCTCACTCCCGAAACCAGTCGACGGGATTTAACGGATCAGTGTTATAAATGGCAGCTCCCAATTGAAGGCTATGAGCCTTGGGATGATCTTTTTCATCTGTTATTTTTAGCCAAAATAGAACCATTGTTAGCAGAGTTGGGTCCCCTAATTGTGACCCACTTTCCGCCAAGCCAGGCGGCTTTGGCTCGCCTGACTTCAGATGGCTGGGCCGACCGATTTGAATTCTATTGGCAGGGATTGGAAATTGCCAATGCCTTCAATGAGCTGAACGATCCTGAAGAGCAGGCTCGGCGTTGTGAGAGGGACAATCGAGAAAGAACTGAAAGAGGTCGTAAGTCCTTGCCCGTGGATGAGAAATTCCTAGCGGCCCTTAAAACGGGAATGCCTCCATCAGGAGGCATTGCGCTTGGATTGGAACGTCTCTTTATGGCGGGGACCGGAATTGAAGACATTCGCAGGGTCCGTGCCTTTTCGATCGAAGACAGCCTTTAG
- a CDS encoding ABC transporter permease subunit, translating into MHCKWLTTLVLMMVLQSQAAMGSDVIRIGSKRFTENYILAEIMAQVLEDKGFKVKRMSGLGGTMIAYSALQAGEIDVYPEYTGTIVQAILKRTENLAWNDLRDQLDKTQGLLLLKPFGFNNTYALALRGNHPHEGDFNKISDLSAHQDLKAVFSHEFIKRSDGWRALEKVYSLRMEVNGLEHNLAYDALAAGHADVMDVYTTDAKIEKAGLKVLEDDKSFFPLYLAAPLARKGLPEGVRLTLESLGGLVDESTMIKLNAQAELGHLSFAEIAQQFLMEKGLIRESRQVSGRWDLALLMRRTGRHLSLTFLAMFLAAFVSIPLGVLLFRLPSLWARPVLVGAGLLQTIPSIALLAFMIPIFGIGVKPAVIGLFLYSLLPILRNTYSALSSINPQLRLVARGIGLYPLEILRLVEMPLALPVILTGLRTAAVINVGTATLAAFIGAGGLGEPIVTGLALNDPGVILQGAIPAALLAVAVELFFDILEKLTNQKYGQIEAGPVAK; encoded by the coding sequence ATGCACTGTAAATGGCTGACCACACTGGTTCTTATGATGGTTCTCCAATCTCAGGCGGCCATGGGTTCCGATGTGATTCGTATTGGCTCAAAGAGATTTACTGAAAATTACATTCTCGCGGAGATTATGGCTCAGGTTCTGGAGGACAAAGGCTTCAAAGTGAAGAGAATGAGCGGATTGGGTGGCACTATGATTGCCTACTCAGCACTTCAGGCAGGTGAAATCGATGTTTATCCTGAATACACGGGCACCATTGTGCAAGCTATTCTTAAACGGACGGAGAACTTGGCTTGGAACGATCTCCGAGATCAGCTAGATAAAACCCAAGGGCTCCTTTTGCTTAAACCTTTTGGTTTTAACAACACCTATGCATTGGCTTTGCGAGGAAATCATCCCCATGAGGGAGATTTTAACAAGATCAGCGACTTGAGTGCTCACCAAGACCTGAAAGCAGTTTTCAGTCACGAATTTATCAAGCGTTCTGATGGTTGGAGAGCACTGGAGAAGGTTTACTCACTGAGAATGGAAGTCAATGGTTTGGAGCACAACCTGGCTTATGATGCGCTGGCGGCAGGTCATGCAGACGTAATGGACGTCTACACCACGGATGCTAAGATCGAGAAGGCCGGCCTCAAGGTTCTGGAGGATGACAAAAGTTTTTTTCCCCTCTATTTGGCCGCGCCTCTGGCGCGAAAGGGTTTGCCTGAGGGAGTTCGCCTCACACTTGAATCACTGGGAGGTCTAGTTGACGAGTCCACCATGATCAAGCTCAACGCTCAGGCGGAATTGGGCCATTTGTCGTTTGCCGAAATTGCTCAGCAGTTTTTGATGGAAAAAGGCCTTATTAGGGAGAGTCGGCAGGTTTCCGGCCGGTGGGACCTCGCTCTGCTGATGAGAAGAACTGGGCGCCATTTGAGTTTGACCTTTCTGGCCATGTTTCTTGCCGCGTTTGTGTCCATTCCGTTGGGGGTGTTATTGTTTCGCCTACCTTCGCTTTGGGCTCGCCCGGTGTTGGTGGGAGCTGGGCTGTTACAAACGATTCCTTCAATTGCCCTTTTGGCTTTCATGATTCCCATATTTGGAATAGGGGTAAAGCCGGCAGTTATTGGACTATTTCTCTACAGTTTATTACCGATTCTAAGAAATACTTATTCGGCCCTTTCCTCCATCAATCCCCAATTGCGTCTCGTGGCGCGAGGAATTGGTCTTTATCCCTTAGAAATTCTCCGTCTCGTCGAAATGCCTCTTGCTTTGCCGGTGATCCTAACGGGCTTGAGAACTGCAGCCGTTATCAACGTGGGGACCGCAACTCTTGCAGCATTTATTGGCGCCGGAGGCCTTGGTGAGCCGATCGTCACGGGATTGGCTTTGAACGACCCAGGAGTTATCCTTCAGGGAGCCATACCTGCAGCCCTGTTGGCTGTAGCTGTTGAGTTGTTCTTTGATATTCTGGAGAAGCTCACCAATCAAAAATATGGTCAAATCGAGGCAGGACCTGTCGCCAAATAG
- a CDS encoding glycosyltransferase family 4 protein gives MPKLPLPEKLNICLVSRKFPILGRAADHGFLWPIARRLAESGHKVTVLSWKNPQGKKEILQDDVMAFFLGEGTYHTLDQFPELVRNKFISLHHERPFHIVHSIDRSGYLIGKKRKQLKVAMAYDVDATHMAELFALMGLAQETVTSVLRTAVLVGSKYLVSYYGQDRPLLNTADAVFVTSPQQSIALERYYLYPEMRTYRVPYGIEITDLSPREKSDELRKKLGLPGNAHTVVTITDMTEIGEMRNLLRAFEKVAVKKPSSRLIIVGHGPLKKDIEYEMLCLALGSKVIFTGAIPNTALPDYIALADVFVNISSRTSGFEPSLLEAMAQKKVIIGSEVSPMGTIVEDGRDGFLVRPADVHSLSTLLIQVFSDQLPAREIGESARNKILNLFDMEKMVKETIEAYRRTLFSTGLYERPKPASSRRQGPRVKVQSPDSQL, from the coding sequence ATGCCTAAACTTCCTCTGCCGGAAAAACTCAATATTTGCCTTGTCTCACGGAAATTCCCGATTTTGGGGCGCGCTGCCGATCATGGCTTTCTTTGGCCCATTGCTCGACGCCTCGCTGAAAGCGGCCATAAAGTGACCGTGCTGTCCTGGAAAAATCCCCAGGGCAAAAAGGAGATCCTGCAGGATGATGTGATGGCATTCTTCTTGGGTGAAGGGACATATCACACTCTCGACCAGTTTCCAGAATTGGTGCGCAATAAGTTTATTTCTCTCCACCATGAACGACCTTTTCACATTGTTCACAGCATTGATCGCAGTGGGTATTTGATTGGCAAAAAACGCAAACAACTCAAGGTGGCCATGGCCTATGACGTGGACGCCACCCATATGGCAGAGCTGTTTGCTCTTATGGGCTTGGCTCAGGAAACAGTGACCTCAGTCTTGCGAACTGCGGTGCTTGTCGGATCCAAATATCTGGTGAGCTATTATGGTCAGGATCGTCCTCTGCTGAATACGGCGGACGCTGTCTTTGTCACTAGCCCTCAGCAATCCATTGCCCTGGAGCGATACTATTTGTATCCCGAAATGAGGACCTATCGGGTTCCCTACGGCATCGAAATAACAGATTTGTCACCTCGGGAAAAGTCGGACGAGTTGAGAAAAAAGTTGGGCCTCCCCGGAAATGCCCACACGGTGGTGACTATTACGGATATGACCGAAATCGGGGAGATGCGAAATTTGCTGAGGGCCTTTGAAAAAGTCGCAGTCAAGAAACCTTCAAGTCGACTCATTATTGTCGGCCACGGCCCTTTGAAAAAGGATATCGAGTACGAAATGTTGTGCCTAGCCCTGGGAAGCAAAGTTATTTTCACTGGCGCGATTCCTAATACGGCCCTGCCTGACTACATTGCTTTGGCCGATGTATTTGTAAATATCAGTTCCCGCACCTCGGGATTTGAACCAAGCCTGCTGGAAGCCATGGCCCAAAAGAAAGTCATCATTGGTTCTGAGGTCAGTCCCATGGGTACCATCGTCGAAGATGGTCGCGATGGATTTCTGGTTCGCCCGGCCGATGTTCACTCACTCAGCACGCTGTTGATACAGGTGTTTTCCGATCAACTGCCAGCTCGGGAGATTGGTGAAAGTGCGCGCAACAAGATCCTTAACCTGTTCGATATGGAAAAGATGGTTAAGGAAACAATTGAGGCCTATCGGCGCACCCTTTTTTCCACTGGTCTTTATGAGCGCCCAAAGCCTGCCTCTTCCCGCCGGCAAGGGCCGCGGGTAAAGGTCCAAAGTCCAGATTCCCAGCTTTAA